The sequence GCTGCGCCTGAGCCCGCGCGCCGCTGCTTCAAAAGACGCTCTTCGGCGCTTGCCAGCGCCTCTGGCAAGCCACGCAGCACCACGATATCGCTCGCCCGCAGCTTCGTCGCCGGGTCCGGCTCGACGCCGCGAATGCCATGACGCCGGATCGCCGTCACTTCGACGCCCCGGCCAAACAGTCCCAGTTCGGCCAGCGTATGGCCAACCGCATCCGAATTTTCATCAACGGGCACCGATTGCAGCCGCACCTGTTCGTGGCCGTCATCGTCATCCGAATCATCGGCACCATGAAAGTAACCGCGCAGCAAGCTATAGCGTTCATCGCGCATTTCTTCGACACGCCGCACCACACGCCGCATCGGCACCCCCATCAGCACCAGCGTGTGCGACGCCAGCATCAGGCTGCCTTCGACAATCTCCGGAATCACTTCAGTCGCACCCGCCGCCAGCAAACGGTCCAGATCGGCGTCGTCCACCGTACGCACGATCACCGGCAGCGTCGGCTCAAGCTCATGAATGTTGTGCAGCACGCGCAGAGCAGAAGGCGTATTGGCATAAGTGATCGCCACCGTCGCGGCGCGATGAATACCGGCTGCGAGGAGCGACTCGCGCCGCCCTGCATCGCCATACACCACTGATTCACCCGCAGCCGCGGCCGCGGCCACCCGATCCGGGTCGAGATCGAGCGCGACATATGACAAGCCCTCGTGCTCCAGCATGCGCGCCAGATTCTGCCCCGCCCGCCCATAGCCGCAAATAATCACGTGACCGCTTTGCTTGAGGCTTTGCGTGGCGATGCGCGTCATTTGCAGCGATTGCTGCATCCATTCAGTGGACGACAGCCGCAGCACGATACGATCAGCGTTTTGAATCAGGAAGGGCGCGGCCAGCATCGACAGCAGCATCGCCGCCAGAATTGCCTGGAGCAAAGTCGCATCGACCAGATGCTTGTCGAGAATCAGGTTCAGCAGCACGAAACCAAACTCACCGGCTTGCGCCAGCCCAATGCCGGTGCGCATCGCCACGCCAGGCGAAGCGCCGAACAGACGCGACAAGCTGGTAATCATCACCAGCTTGAGCAGCATCGGGCCAATCAGAAAACCCAGCACGATCAGCGGATGCTCCACCACTACACGCGGATTGAGCAGCATCCCGGTAGTGATAAAAAAGAGCCCCAGCAGGACGTCCCGAAACGGCTTGATGTCTTCTTCAACCTGATGCCGGTAAGGCGTTTCGGCAATCAGCATGCCTGCAATAAACGCGCCAAGCGCCAGCGACAAGCCAAATTTCTCAGTAATGAACGCGGTGCCCAGAGTGACCAGCAGCAGATTCAGCGTGAATAGCTCCTGCGACCGGCGCCGCACCACCACGTTGAACCAGCGCGTCATGAAACGCTGGCCGACGATCAGCAGCACCGTCAGCGCGATCACAATTTTCATCGCCGCCAGGCCCAGCGATTCGACCAGATGCTTTGAATCACTGCCGAATGCCGCAATCACGATCAAAAGCGGCACTACGGCCAGATCCTGAAACAGCAACACGCCAAAAATATTGCGGCCATGCTCCGTTTCAATTTCGAGCCGCTCCGCGAGCATCTTGCTGACAATCGCCGTCGATGACATCGCCATCGCACCGCCCAGCGCGATGCTCGCCTGCCAGGTGATATGCACCCAGCGCTCCAGCACAAAGCCGAGCGCCACCGCCACTGCAATGGTGCCAAGCACCTGCATCAGGCCCAGGCCAAACACCAGCCGGCGCATCGAACGCAGCTTCGCCAGCGAAAACTCCAGCCCAATGGAGAACATCAGAAACACCACGCCGAATTCGGCCAGATTCTGTGCGCCCGCCGAATCGGGGATCAGTCCAAGCGCATGTGGCCCCACAACGATCCCCACGGTCAGATAACCGAGCATCGGTGGCAAATTCAGATAACGGAACAGTACGACGCCTGCTACTGAGGCCAGCAGCAAAAACAGCGTCATTTCGAGGGGGGAAATCATCAGAGACAAGCGTCCTCATTCGTCAGCGGAACCGCGGCGCACCAAGCATTTACACGCTCAGGCAAGAGGCCGGCGAAGGCTGCAACCAAGCCCCGGCGGGCTGGCGCGGCGAACAAACGCCTTTGTTATACTCCGCGAATGATAGCGAAAATCAATGGCGACCGGGCATTAGCGCTCGCGCGCGAGGTACTGGACATCGAAGCCGACGCCGTGCGCGCGCTTCGTCATCAACTTGACGACGGCTTTGTCGAAGCCATCGAATTCATTCTGCAATGCCGGGGCCGAGTCGTCGTTTCCGGCATCGGAAAATCCGGCCATATCGCCCGCAAACTGGCCGCCACCCTTGCCAGTACAGGCACCCCCGCCTTTTTCGTTCATCCGGCAGAAGCCAGCCACGGCGACCTCGGGATGGTCACCTCCGACGACGTGTTTATCGCGCTCTCCAATTCAGGCGAATCAGAAGAGCTGATCGCCATCTTGCCGCTCATCAAACGCCTCGGTGCGAAGCTGATCGCCATCACTGGCCGGCCCGCGTCGAGTCTCGCCCAGCTAGCCGATGTTCATTTGAATGCAGGCGTGGCCAAAGAAGCCTGCCCGCTCAATCTCGCGCCCACCGCCAGCACCACGGCAGCGCTTGCGCTGGGCGACGCGCTGGCGGTCGCCGTGCTCGACGCCCGCGGCTTTGGTGCTGACGATTTCGCCCGCTCGCATCCAGGCGGCGCACTCGGTCGCCGCCTGCTGACCTACGTGCGCGACGTGATGAGAACTGGCGAAGAACTTCCGCATGTCACCCCCACCACCTCGCTACGCGACGCGCTATTCCAGTTGACCGCCAAGCGCATGGGCATGACCGCGATCGTCGACCACGACCAGCGCGTGCTGGGCATCTTCACCGATGGCGACCTGCGCCGGGTGCTGGAGCGCAGCGGCGACTTCCGCGAGTTACCTATTAGCGCAGTGATGACCCCAAGTCCCCGCACGATTAGCCCAGACCAGCTTGCCGTCGAAGCGGTCGAACTGATGGAACGCCACCGCGTCAACCAGGTGCTGGTCACCGACGAAGCCGGAAAGCTGATCGGCGCACTCAACATGCATGACCTGTTTTCGAAGAAGGTGATCTGATGGCCCCCTCCACGCTGACCGCCACCGGCCGCGCAAGCCAGGTGAAGCTGATGATTTTTGACGTCGATGGCGTCTTCACCGATGGCGGACTGTTATTCACGGCCGACGGCGACACCATGAAGTCGTTCAATTCGCTCGACGGCCATGGCGTGAAAATGCTGCACAGCGTCGGCATTAAAACGGCCATCATCACCGGACGCGAATCAGGCATCGTCGCCGCGCGGGCACGCGAACTAGGCCTTACCTATTTGTACCAGGGCGTTCACGATAAAACGCTCGCGTATGCCGATCTGCTCAAACAAGCCAAGGTCACGTCCGAACAATGCGGCTATATGGGCGACGACTGGCCTGATCTCGCGGTGATGCTCAAGGTCGGCTTCGCCGCCGCCCCAGCCAATGCGCATCCTGAAGTCAGCGCCCGGGCCCATTGGGTCAGCGAGGCTCGCGGCGGCCACGGCGCCGTGCGCGGCGTGTGCGATGTGCTGCTGCGAGCCCAGCAGCACTACGACACGCTGCTACAGCGTGCCTGCGGAGACTGAACGGATGGTCCCGTTTCGTCTGACTTCGCTCCTGCCGCTCGTGGCAATGGCAGCACTAGCTGGCATCACATGGTGGCTGCTCCAGGCGACGCTACCCGTCCCGAATGAAGGCATCGCCAAGCCTAAAACCCACACCCCGGATTATTTTGCCGACAACTTCTCTGTGTCAGAGCTCGATCAATCGGGCGCAACGCAATACCGCCTGACAGCCACCCATCTCGTCCATTACGAAGACGATGAAATCAGCGACCTGACCAACCCGGCACTCCGCGCGTTCCAGCCCGGCAAGCCAATCGTCACAGCGACCGCGTTACGCGGCACCATCAACGGTGATGGCTCGATTGTCGACCTGTACGACAACGCACGGATCGTGCGCGCACCCGGCAACGGCGACCCGCAGATGCAGGCCGACTCAGCGCATTTCCGTGTCCTCACGAATGACGATGTGATCGAGACAGAAAAGCCGGTTAAACTTCAGCGCGGCTTGTCAGTCATGACGGCCAGCGGCATGAACTACAACAACGTCACCCGGGAAATGCGCCTCTTCGGCAACGTAAAGGGCTCGATTGCCGCGTCCGACGGCAGCCCCGCCAAGCAACCCGGGTAATCCACTCCAGGCGTTAATGCACGACTCAAGCATGAATTCACACACCCGTTTCGCCGCCCGTCGCGCGTGCGCGCTGAATGCCTGCCGCACTACGCTGGCGGCGCTGGCACTGACCCTGGCGCTTCCGCTCACCGGTCTTGCGCCGTCCGCGCACGCGGAGCGCGCCGACAAAGACAAACCACTGAACATCGAAGCAGACAACATGACCTATGACGATCTGAAACAGATCAACATCTTCACCGGGCATGTAGTCGCAACCAAAGGCACGATCATCATCAAGGGCGACCGGGTCGAAGTCTCCCAGGACCCGCAGGGCTACCAGTACGCAACCAGCACCGCAAGCGGCAACAATCTCGCCTACTTCCGCCAGAAACGCGATGGCGTTGACGAATACATCGAGGGCGATGCCCAGCGCATTGATTACGACGGCAAACGCGACCTCACCACGCTGACCACCCGCGCGACGGTGCGACGCCTGCAAGGCCAGTCAACGCTGATGGACCAGGTGCACGGCAGCGTCATTACTTACGACGGCCAGAACGACTTCTACACGGCCAAGGCAGGCAAGGATGTCGCCGGACCGGGCAACCCGAACGGCCGCGTGCGCGCCATGCTATCGCCGCGCAATGGCGGCCCCGCCCCCCTAAACGGCACACCCGCCACACTCACGCCATCGCGCCAGTTGCAGAGCCAAGGATCGACCCTGCCGTGAACACTCCGCTCCCTAACCGCAAGCCCGTGGGCACCAGTAGCTCGCTGGTGGTACGCAACCTGAAAAAACGCTACGGCTCGCGCACCGTCGTCAAAGATGTGTCACTCGACGTAAAAAGTGGCGAAGTCGTCGGCCTGCTCGGACCGAACGGCGCGGGCAAAACCACTTCGTTTTACATGATCGTGGGGCTGGTGCCACTGGATGGCGGCGAAATCGACCTGGACGGCAAGTCGATCAGCCTGCTGCCCATTCACAAACGCGCGGCACTCGGGCTGTCATATCTGCCACAGGAAGCATCCGTTTTTCGCAAGCTGACTGTTGAGGACAACATCCGTGCCGTGCTGGAGCTGCAACACGAAGACAACGGCAAACGGCTCGCCAAAGAAACCATCACGGATCGCGTCGAAGCGCTGCTCGATGAGCTGCAGATTTCGCACCTGCGCGAAAACCCGGCGCTGTCGCTATCGGGAGGCGAGCGCCGCCGGGTCGAAATCGCTCGCGCACTGGCAACCAACCCCAGCTTCATCCTGCTTGATGAACCCTTTGCTGGTGTCGATCCCATTGCCGTGCTGGAAATTCAGAAAATCGTCCGCTTTCTAAAGCAGCGCAATATCGGC is a genomic window of Paraburkholderia bonniea containing:
- the kdsD gene encoding arabinose 5-phosphate isomerase KdsD; translation: MIAKINGDRALALAREVLDIEADAVRALRHQLDDGFVEAIEFILQCRGRVVVSGIGKSGHIARKLAATLASTGTPAFFVHPAEASHGDLGMVTSDDVFIALSNSGESEELIAILPLIKRLGAKLIAITGRPASSLAQLADVHLNAGVAKEACPLNLAPTASTTAALALGDALAVAVLDARGFGADDFARSHPGGALGRRLLTYVRDVMRTGEELPHVTPTTSLRDALFQLTAKRMGMTAIVDHDQRVLGIFTDGDLRRVLERSGDFRELPISAVMTPSPRTISPDQLAVEAVELMERHRVNQVLVTDEAGKLIGALNMHDLFSKKVI
- the lptA gene encoding lipopolysaccharide transport periplasmic protein LptA, whose product is MNSHTRFAARRACALNACRTTLAALALTLALPLTGLAPSAHAERADKDKPLNIEADNMTYDDLKQINIFTGHVVATKGTIIIKGDRVEVSQDPQGYQYATSTASGNNLAYFRQKRDGVDEYIEGDAQRIDYDGKRDLTTLTTRATVRRLQGQSTLMDQVHGSVITYDGQNDFYTAKAGKDVAGPGNPNGRVRAMLSPRNGGPAPLNGTPATLTPSRQLQSQGSTLP
- the lptB gene encoding LPS export ABC transporter ATP-binding protein, giving the protein MNTPLPNRKPVGTSSSLVVRNLKKRYGSRTVVKDVSLDVKSGEVVGLLGPNGAGKTTSFYMIVGLVPLDGGEIDLDGKSISLLPIHKRAALGLSYLPQEASVFRKLTVEDNIRAVLELQHEDNGKRLAKETITDRVEALLDELQISHLRENPALSLSGGERRRVEIARALATNPSFILLDEPFAGVDPIAVLEIQKIVRFLKQRNIGVLITDHNVRETLGICDHAYIISDGSVLAAGAPSEIIENENVRRVYLGEHFRM
- the lptC gene encoding LPS export ABC transporter periplasmic protein LptC, giving the protein MVPFRLTSLLPLVAMAALAGITWWLLQATLPVPNEGIAKPKTHTPDYFADNFSVSELDQSGATQYRLTATHLVHYEDDEISDLTNPALRAFQPGKPIVTATALRGTINGDGSIVDLYDNARIVRAPGNGDPQMQADSAHFRVLTNDDVIETEKPVKLQRGLSVMTASGMNYNNVTREMRLFGNVKGSIAASDGSPAKQPG
- a CDS encoding KdsC family phosphatase, with protein sequence MAPSTLTATGRASQVKLMIFDVDGVFTDGGLLFTADGDTMKSFNSLDGHGVKMLHSVGIKTAIITGRESGIVAARARELGLTYLYQGVHDKTLAYADLLKQAKVTSEQCGYMGDDWPDLAVMLKVGFAAAPANAHPEVSARAHWVSEARGGHGAVRGVCDVLLRAQQHYDTLLQRACGD
- a CDS encoding monovalent cation:proton antiporter family protein; the protein is MISPLEMTLFLLLASVAGVVLFRYLNLPPMLGYLTVGIVVGPHALGLIPDSAGAQNLAEFGVVFLMFSIGLEFSLAKLRSMRRLVFGLGLMQVLGTIAVAVALGFVLERWVHITWQASIALGGAMAMSSTAIVSKMLAERLEIETEHGRNIFGVLLFQDLAVVPLLIVIAAFGSDSKHLVESLGLAAMKIVIALTVLLIVGQRFMTRWFNVVVRRRSQELFTLNLLLVTLGTAFITEKFGLSLALGAFIAGMLIAETPYRHQVEEDIKPFRDVLLGLFFITTGMLLNPRVVVEHPLIVLGFLIGPMLLKLVMITSLSRLFGASPGVAMRTGIGLAQAGEFGFVLLNLILDKHLVDATLLQAILAAMLLSMLAAPFLIQNADRIVLRLSSTEWMQQSLQMTRIATQSLKQSGHVIICGYGRAGQNLARMLEHEGLSYVALDLDPDRVAAAAAAGESVVYGDAGRRESLLAAGIHRAATVAITYANTPSALRVLHNIHELEPTLPVIVRTVDDADLDRLLAAGATEVIPEIVEGSLMLASHTLVLMGVPMRRVVRRVEEMRDERYSLLRGYFHGADDSDDDDGHEQVRLQSVPVDENSDAVGHTLAELGLFGRGVEVTAIRRHGIRGVEPDPATKLRASDIVVLRGLPEALASAEERLLKQRRAGSGAAAA